In the genome of Lathyrus oleraceus cultivar Zhongwan6 chromosome 4, CAAS_Psat_ZW6_1.0, whole genome shotgun sequence, the window gaatgaatattcatatggattatatctgaaagatgtatctgaatcttgaatgtaatcaataaagatatccgtctgaatgaatctttattttgactgtatcaggaggataattaacctggaaaaaaaagagttagcctcatgccatgtcatgatgcatgagatgttttatgcgcttgaaaataaatgcgaacattgcatgcatgtatatgctgtgaaatgatgcatgaatgaattatgcgtctgaaaaattttgccatgggaaaataaatcccgatattctggttggagatatttgtattgatgaccctttcttagttggggatatttgatttctgtctgatggtagaaatattcaacagaacctgactggggataaaagagatgaccagtctgtctagtagtgccaatttcttctgggaataactggttttgctggggaataggatttgcaaccggatttgttagaacgcatggttaaaccttatccttgatcctaaagtcttttagtaattgctatttctattttatgcatgtattttcggtaaacatcaatcatattcaaatgcatatattaattcgaattaaatcaatggacgtttatgcaaacaaaacggagaaagtaaaacaaaagtatctttttggaaataaaattgtattgattttgaaagagggcctataaacaagcaattttaatacaaggagacagaaatcctagtaagaggaaattgtcaagaaagcaaagaaaaaaacagctatgaaaaaaaagtcctattgattttaattctactactgctattatgtcttcaagcatctcatctcttgttgtcggatagaagtgattggcttgttcagtctctttgactttggtgaagctgaccgagaacgggacatagtcatacactttaatccctaatttttgcctggaccgccttttcaggttttcagtccaccaggatacccttttttgcccaagccgccttttcaggttttcgacttgccgggtgtacatttttatatgtttatccctaatttttgcctgaacccttttggttcgcagggatgcccttacttttgcctagatatgtcgacctagcgggtctcttttatgcgtagtattttttaactatgtccgtgttcacgggatgcgggaaatcttcgccatccattgtagcaagcatcatgtCTCCACCAGAGAAcaccttcttaactacaaatggcccttcgtatgtgggagtccatttgcctctaggatcaccttgtggtagaatgatacgctttatcgccaagtcgccaatttgatacacttgtctcttgacttttttattaaatgcctgggtcatgcgcttctgatatatctgtccatgacaaacagccgcaagtctcttttcatcaatcaaatttatctgatcgagtcgagtctgaatccattcatcttcatttaagcctgcatctttcataattcttagagagggaatctggacttccactggtaaaatgacttccattccatagactaaagagaaaggagttgcccctgtcgaagtgcgtactgaagtgcgataaccatgaagagcaaatggtaacatctcatgccagtctttgtatgttactgtcatcttttgtataatcttcttaatattcttattagcaacttctacggcgccattcatctttggccggtacggagaagagttatggtgttttattttgaactgcgtgcagagttcagtaatcatcttgttgttaaaattagtaccattatcagtgataactctttcagggatgtcataccgacaaataagactattcttgatgaaccgtgtgtcataccccgattttgaccctgaaatttttccatttttttttcattttttatttggcacttggcctaaaattcacttgcatacattcattcccaaatccatatttttgttacacattggtcattgtctaggcctttttgatcatggtgcttttgattataaaatggattttaattatttgactttttaattttcaatttgattttaatttcgaattaagtttaattccaaatttcaatttaatcttaattgtttattttactaatgattcaagctctaattgattttaattttcaaataaatgttagaattgatatcaaagtaattttaacaaattatgaattaatttgattttaatttggtttttactgatttttattattatttaaattgatatttaaattagtcttggattatttctaaaaatccattttataaccaaacaTGATCCATTTTCCATCCATAGTTCATCCCAAATCAAAATAGCACATACACACATTTCATAACATTCAATAATATTTAGCTTTCAAGCATTTCCAAAAAAACCATATTCATACATACATGTTTCTCCCAAATGCACGTCCATTTCTATAACAGTAAACCATATTTCACCAAGTAAAAGCATCCTAATTACAAACCGTGACTCATTCAAACCAAAGCCATTGCTTCATCTCACGGACCTTTGATTACAATATTTGAAACGAAATGCAAAATTCAAATCAACACATTAACATTTCAAAGCTGCTACAACCTTGGGCAATTCCCGAAATTACAGTGGATTCTCTTTGTTACATCCAATTTTCAAATTCACAAAATAGAACCTTCATGACAATACAACACACAAAAAGCTAACACAAATAATCCTAAATCTAGCAACTTTGCCGCCTACCAAATTTAGAGTTTCTAAACCAAGCACTGAAGCCAGCACTAGTAGATGCTCCTAAGCTCATGGTAGCCAGCAGCTGGCACCTTTGTCAAACTAGCTGATGCGAGGGATTGCATGCTAATTGTGATGCCATTGGTTAAAAGGATGGTACCAGATCATCATTCTCATGTCGTTGGAACTTATTTGGATGTTGTGAGGATTGCATTCTATGTCGAGATTGTTGAATCTGCCGATGTGTACTTGTTGGCTGGTCCCATTTTAATGACTATGATTCTGTTCCTCTCAAGAAAGAAAATGCGATTATTGCACGGCCGGATCAAGTTATGATGACTAATGGACTTGCGTTGCATGAACATCCATAACATGACAACAGACCGACAATATCACCTCACAATTCGCTAGTGAACCATGTCAAACCAATAGTTAGCATAACAGTAGCGTACTTGTAAGAAGAGAACTGTATCGGGAAGAAGATAACCAAGTGCATCGTTGCCGATGATTCAAAAGTCATCGACGGTGTTTCTCACTCCGAATTTGAAGCTTCCATCATCGGCAAAAACCATTGTCGCAGCTCGCCGGAAGGGCAAGAACATGTGGCTTCAGCTCGATTCTCCGCCGTTTCCTTCCTTCCAATTCGGTATGGCTGGTGCGATATACATCAAGGGAGTTGCAGTAATAAAGTACAAAAGGTCTGCTGTAAGTGATGAGGATGAATGGCCTTCCAAATATTCAAAGTTTTTTATTCAGCTAGATGATGGTTTGGAGATATCTTTCACTGACAAAAGGAGATTTGCAAAAGTTCGCCTGCTCAAAGATCCGACATCAGTGCCTCCCATATCCGAGCTTGGTCCCGATGCACTCTTTGAACCCATGACACTTGACGAATTCACTGGGCGTTTGCACAAGAAGAAAACTGAAATCAAGGCTTTATTACTATATCAAAGCTATATTTCAGGTATTGGAAATTGGGTTGCAGATGAAGTGCTCTACCAAGCAAGGATTCATCCACAACAGTCAGCTTCTAGTTTGTCGGGAGAAAACTGCTTAACTTTGTATGAGTGCAGTAAAGAGGTTATTGAAAAAGCAGTTGAAGTTGAAACACGTAACCAAGTACAACATCAACCAACTCCAATGGCAACGGAAACGCATCAACGGCAGAACCTGCGAAACCAAACTGAAGAAAACTCAATTAGTATCCAACAGAAAACTCACTTCCGATAATCCAAACGCAACCACAACAAGCTTGCAGCAACTTTTTTCTCGTTCCCCGCTGAACACGCCTCAGGTCTCAGCAGCAACACAACATCGAATGCCAGCAGTTAGTATGTCAGCCACAACTCTTAACCGAGCACCAAGTCATTTGCAAAACCAACAATACAAAGCAGGTATACTGAATTATTTTAGAAATTCCCACCTGCAGCAAACATCACAACTGCAGCAGCAACAACCAACAATCCGCATCAACAGGTCCAAACAAAACCAATACTCACCTTGAACCTCAACCTCATCCACAACCTCCCTGTTACAagaaattcactgcagtaaaaaggATAAAGTAATTAGCAAAGCTGCAGAATTTCAAAGAATTCCCAAATTGGCATCAGGACAAAAACGAAGAAGAAAGTGTGGCTTTGTGTTACCTCTTCCGAGTTTAACCATCAAGCAGGGCGACCAAAACCTGACAACTCAAAAGAGATTTCGCAGGATGCTCTTTTGGATTCCATAGACCAAATCCCAAACCCTAATTCACAGAGCATAAATAGAAAAGAAAGGAATCAGTGTGAAAAGACGAAAAAAGGAGAAGGAGGCGAAATTGAAACTTCAAAGAAAAAttaaaaccctaatcctaaaaTACAAGAAAACCAGCGTTTGAAGAGAGGAAGGGATAAGAAAGCATTACCTGAGCTCGCCGTCACCGTCGAAGGTTAGCCGTCCTGTCCAATTTTCTTTTGGGAACCATGGATTTGTCTTGTCGCGCTTTGTGCTTTGTTTGAGAGACGATGTTTGAGCGGTTTTGTGAGAGAGAGACGAGAGTTTGAGGACACGCGATTGAAAGAGGGTTTGGTGTGAGTGAAATTGAGAGAGACGCGACTGTTGAGTCATGAGAGACGCAGTGTGAGAGAGACGGAAGCGGCTACGTTGAGAGAGAGAGATTTCTTTGAGCTTGAGAGAGTTTATGAGATTGTGAGAGACGCAGTGTGAGAGAGAGACGGAAGTGTCTATTGCTTCGTTttccttattttctttttttttaatttactTTAAACGGAATAAGTCTTTTTGAAactattaaaaaaaattgtttaaaCTTCCTAAACTTTAGTTAATAAATGTTTACACATTTTTAATTCATATTCTGTTGAagaacccaacagccaggcggctgggttttAATTTTTGGTTCCTCCATCGTTTATTAGGATAGTCCAACAAATttcttttttattagtttttttattttaattctattttttaatttatCTTAGTTTATATATCTAAATTAGCATTGTAAATAATAACTAGTtatgagtggtctggtggagaggGGTGGTTTCTATGGCctttagtgtagtgggttcgatacccgcaatgagcattttattttcttttagcgttttattttcttttagcattttattttatgtttatgtttttattatactcatgattgatctgctttcttttaatttcatcattcattcaaaaccatttttaaactataaaaatcatatttttctcgatttaatatcgagcccatttccacacccttgtaagtcgattgctttttaagcatcgccatcaacctcacatagcttactcttgggctttcttacaatgagccggttctcttgcacttacactcatatttcgcaccatttgttgtttgggcctaatctaattatttcatgattttgaatccccatttgacaaaatgtaccccacttccccaatgtgtatataatgttgtattgtgttatttctctatttgttttagacactaaccaaagagtaaaatccaccatttctgaaaaaatacaaaaatatgactcgatccaacgtcgagtattttctcaataaacaaatcaattcatttcgccctcctattctattccttttctttcaaactttcatcaaatgcttgattcaacgtcaagccattttctctaataaaaactcaaaaaatattaattcatagtcaagactttttcaataaag includes:
- the LOC127136708 gene encoding formamidopyrimidine-DNA glycosylase-like, whose product is MIQKSSTVFLTPNLKLPSSAKTIVAARRKGKNMWLQLDSPPFPSFQFGMAGAIYIKGVAVIKYKRSAVSDEDEWPSKYSKFFIQLDDGLEISFTDKRRFAKVRLLKDPTSVPPISELGPDALFEPMTLDEFTGRLHKKKTEIKALLLYQSYISGIGNWVADEVLYQARIHPQQSASSLSGENCLTLYECSKEVIEKAVEVETRNQVQHQPTPMATETHQRQNLRNQTEENSISIQQKTHFR